CCAGTAAGACTTGATACCAAACAAATGCATTCAAATTAGCAAAAAAAATAAAGGCAAGGTAAGCTTTCACATCTGAAAGACTATTCCAGGAATAATGCTATCAAAATATTCATGCAATTCACCATATTATAAGGCTTCACTGAGCTGCATATCTATATGAGACAACATTAAATTTAACAGAAAAATACTATAACAAAGATGATCCCCAGTTGGGAGGGACAGAACCTCTTTTTGAAAAAAGGGCCCAGGGAGGGTCACATATTACTAGAaaacatagttattaaaggcgcaCCTCAGGCACGCTTCAGGCTCAAGGCTCACCAGGCTCCAACCCTAACACCTTATGCTCCTAGGTGTGCGCCTTTGTTCTAGGCACAAGATTCTAGAGAGGCATGCtttctttatttctatctttagcgAGCACTTTCATTGACAAAAAGGACAACCACTTAAACTCAAACCAGCAAACCCAATTCAAGATATATgtcaaaggaaaaaaaagaaaagcataacatttatttgatttttatgaacttttaaaattttttacttttgCGCTTTACCTCGCTCAGGCGTGCGCCTGAGCCTTGCGCCTTGCAACTAGGCTCTAGGACTCCTTGGCGCCTTAGTGCcccttgagcctttaataactatgctaggaaacaaataaaaagaaatgCTCTTTTCCTTAATATAGGCTGGACTGTATGAATGATCAAGGCCTGCTCAAGCACCAAGCCTGAAAAGTATCTTACATAGAACTAAACAGTACACAACCAAAAAATAGATGCACCCTTGGCTttatttgaaaattgagaaatgtcaTAATTATTCCAAAAATCACTGATGCCTTTAAAATGAAGGACTTTAATGTAAACTTATAGCAAGGGACCATTAAATACAATAAGGTATTCACCTAAAGCACCTCCTATATTAGATAAGGCACTCACCTAGACTGCCAAGTAAAACCTAAAGGCATTCAGTTGGCAGTCAGGCCTCCTTTAGACTGACCTTACCAAGGTTGCTATCTGCTACACCTGGCAGTTTCACAGTGCTTTGTTTGGCACATAGAAAGTACCTGAGTGGCCTTTGACTACATAAGCATAGGCACTCAAAAACAGAAATAGAAATGACCCACTCTATATTCTAAATCAGATCACCGGAAAATGAGCACTCATTTGTAAATAGGAAGAAAACCTTGCATCTCTGTGAGACATCCTGTGCTGCAAGCATGGCAGCATACGGTGAAGACTCATCTCTGTCAGCTTTCACCTTCATGCCTCCTGTTTTGAAAGAGAAGATCATGTCAAACGACACAAAAATCCTCCCCTTTACATGGATATAAACAAAAGTGATAAAGGAACATTGCAAAGGTAAATCCAAAAAGCAAATTTCAACACAACAAAGAGAGGAAAAAAGTTAACATCTAAAAATTTGTTTAAAATGCAAAGGTCAGGAACAGAAACTTAAGTGCTTGCATAAAATATATACCTGTTATTCGAACAAGGGTTTCTCTTCCAGAGAGATCAGTCACATGCTGCAGCTCAATGATGCACATTCAATTACAAGAAAAAATCAAGTAATACTGCCAGCTAAAGTGAAAGAACATCACTAATACTTACAATGAATGTGTCATTGAATGATGCAAAGATATGGGCCACTCCAAAAACATGCTCACCCTCCCTTACTGCAGGTCCAAGTGTAACATTCTCTTCCTTTGGCTCTCTAGTCTTCTTTTTAGACTATAAAACGGTTTATGCCCAGTATAAAACATGAGTTACAATCAGGATATCTTACAACTAAAAGAGTACCTTAGTATAAGCCAAATAAAACAAACAAAGTCAATATTGAATGAGGATCACGTATAGAGGTTATTTGAAGACCCAACAGCAACCAATGACATGAAATAAAACTTGCTGCTGGTTCAGGAACTAGAGTGAGCATACGAAGAATAATTGATAccaaaatttaatatttacataCCAAATACAAGGGATCCATGCAATAATCCTCAGAAACAAAATTCATTTTACAGAAACCACAAATGCAAGAAAGTCACTCTGCATGAAAAGGCTATTAATGAATCAAAGAGGCAAATTGTGAAATTCTTAATTTCAGCTCTTTTGAAAGGATAGCTTTCCTCGATGCAAGTCTCATACTCTGTTGCAATTTACACAccagaaattaaaaataaatcaccGAATACAAGTTAACAGTGAGACCATGCGTCGTTATAAACCATGCAAAAAAAATTTCCAAATGGAAAATCGATCGCAATTATGTTCTCTAAAACCCTACCAAACTAACTATCCTTATTTTCACTTAACAAGATTATTAGAAATAATACATAATCTACTTGCTAAAAACAAAAAGCAACGAAATTCTAGATCTTATAATGAATGAGTATAATATAAATGTTTATGGTTTCTTAAAACAACGTAAGAACCAAAAACTGCACCATCAACGACGCAAACATAGAGATCGATTGGACAAGCTAAAGGAGTGAAGCGGAGAGAATTGCTTACCATGGCTGCGATGATATGAAATTGCGAAGGAGATAGCGAAGGAAAGGTTTAGGAGAAGCCGTATGACGAAGTGCGAACCAGAGAGCAGCGAGAAGCTCTGTATTGGCTGGGATTATATGACAGAAGCGGAGTAGGGTTTTACTAGGCGAATGTGTGtactttttaaattttcatttatgtCACTAAATTCTTACAAAAATTAACAATGCACCtaaaattgttttattatttGGATGTCCCCCGGGCGTTACAAAGAGCCTAAaactattaattaaaatttgacacgTGTATCTATCATTAATTAACAAAtgtcataattaaaaatttataattttatttaaaatatataaaatagttaaaatttaaaatataaatatttaaaatttaattttaacttattttcttttaattattaatatatgaaaaatatttaaaatttaattttaaaagataaaattaattttattagacaAAAATAAGTGAGTTTGATGGAGTtagattttattgtaattttatttatttatttttcaattttatctaAATCAACGGAATTTGTATCAGTGGTAAAAACTATATCCATTAAATAATACCTATaactttttgtaaaaaaaaaatatatctaaataatttgatcaaattttaacTGTAATTAAAAACTCAACAATTCTTTCTTTATACATTAGAGTCTTTCTAATTATGCAAAATTTTTTGTACTTTTCTCAATCAGAATCAAACTGGCTATAGAGAGCAGGCATCCTTCCTAACTCTTGGATCAGAACTAAATCAGAATTGGTAGTTTGAATTATCAAttctaattcaattcaaaacatttttttaaaCAAATTTGATGAGAGTGGAAATATTATACACATTTCTAAAAGGTTAATTATATTGCTATTTATAATAGTATAGAAAATATGTGTGATATTTTCATTGAAAGGAAATACCAAGTTACTCAGATGACCTTATTTATTGGGTTTATCTAAAAATTATACAAAACAACTTTAAAATGTTAAATTATTCAAAGTTGAAAGGACTTGTTCGATAATATTAGCTATTTTAATATTTGTTAGCTAGCTATTTTAGTAGCTATTAACTATTAGATATTAGTCGTTAATTGTTAAAAATAATCGttagattaattattaaatttaaaaatagtaATATAATTTTGTTGACTATAATTAAAACGCTCTACTAACTTCTAAAAGTTAGCAGGAATAGCTTTTTATGAATTAATATCTTAACCTTTAAATATTAGTGACTATGCTAtcgaataatataaataagagatGTAGCATTTTAATTATAATCAAAACACAAAAATATTATCTAAAAAGTTATTACCGAATAAGGCCAAAGTCCCTAAATCATTTTGAGAGACAATCTTTAAACTGTTGATTTCGATTCGAGTTCCAGTTTAAAATGATTCCAAAAAATATAGGAGGGTGATTTGAGAGTAGTTTAAACAAAAAGTTGagagaaaattttattgaattgattataaaaatattttaattttccttataaatctttcaattaaaataaatgaaattaatttgGAGCCAATGGTCTTGCTTTACCTTATTTGCTCGCaattaattagaagaaatttTTATATGGAATGCAAATCAAAATGAAACTAGCGtttaaataattgtaattattgaaatttttaaagggataattgtaaaaaaaaatcttatatttttaaaatttttgtaatgCTACCCTATACTAagaaaattatcaattaaattataaatttccgttaagaaatttatttttttactaaTAAAAACGGCATGTAAGTACTACATAAGAATGCaactttaataatataaaatacttTTTTATATTAACATACTGAAATAATATGCTCCTATCAAAAAATATATGTTTTTAgtctatttaaatattttaattctatatttttgtTTCATCTATCAACAGTAAATAACTGCTTAAATGTAAATtgtcaaatatatattaatataaggcACTTGCATTGAATTAAATacacttttttctttttattttatgttaattataaCTAAGTCATACTTACGAGGTGTCTTACATAACATCTCtattaaagaaataataattttcttaacAAAGGGGtagaattgataaaaaaaatttaaaatttaattaataattttcattGTATAATATAGAATTACAAATTTTTAAAAAGTACACTAAACCCTtttctaaaattataattttttacataattttaattttaattttatgacatttattaaaatatttatttacttttatttacttTATATGCAAGTTATCATACATGAAataactattttattttataatttcacaGGAATATAGAATTAACAATTCAGGACAGTATGAATAAATCAAACCAAAATTCTAGGGTTAAAATGGTACCTATCTACTCACAATCACATCATAAAACACAATGAAATTGAGAGATTAACAAAAAAAATacttcaaataattaattttaaaaaaaaattattttaactgAAATATATTAAAgttgatattaattttaatttttaattaagataTTTCAAAAAAGTACCTTctgaaaaaaaatttttcaagCAGCCGCCGTCAAAAAGACAAAATTTCCTTTACCGTATTCGCATATCTGAATTCTGATTCTTTAAAGAGATCAAGATCGCATTTTTACACACATTTAACAAGTAAATACAATAACATGCTTATGGTAATTGTACTGCTGAATTGTTGTTCATGTCCAAACCAGAATGCAATACAGTTAAAACAAAGCAGAAGTACAAACACCACACTTCCATTTTCCCTTGCTACATAAATCCATTAAAGACGCCATTACATACTTAGTTTCTCCTACCATTTGCTAATTTTCATTAGGTACAGGAGGCCGGCCTCTTCCCATTGTAAAACCTCTGGTTCCATCAGGCATTTTAGGGCCAGGAGGTGGCTTCGATGGTTCAACAACATGAGCTGCAGATGTAGTTCCATGACCTGAGTGGAAaacatataatatattaattatgcaACGTTAGAGAGAAAAAAAGGGAGAAAAATTGCCACAAAGGGTGTTTGTACATCACTATCCTATAGTAGTGGTGAACACACACTCAGTGTAGGCAAATATTTACTAGCTGGTCTGTATACCCAAGCCATTAGTGGCACGATATTTGTTCCTCCTCGGTCGTCCCCAATTTCGAACTCTCTGTCCATTCTTTTCCTTAGATAAATGCTCCCCATCCTGAAATATCATGCAGCAAACCTCTTACCaaagctttttatttttttagttttatttatatGGTAAAACTTCAAAAGAGTTTTTATCAGGATGTGAACGGCAGAATGAAGGTAGGATTAAGAACCTGATAAAAATATTATACAAATCTTCTATCAAATGATGGACAAATACTTAGCTCAAAATGTAAGCAACATTTACCTCTTCATCAGGTGTATCGTCATGGTGCTCACTACAGTGATGATTCTCATCTTCTGTTTGATTAGATGGACGGCTAGTGCTATTCTTTTCAGCATCAGCATCCCTCCAGGCCTGTTTTCTCTGTCCATACTTGCCCTACAGCCAGATAATTAATAGCAATACCTGTTATCGCCAATAGTGTCgaagagacaaaaaaaaaaaaaaaaaaactcaccaTTCGCTTAAGAAGCTTAACTCGCATGCCATTTCTCCAGTCCTGTTCATTATTTAATGTAGCCACCTGATCCCATTGCCAAAAGTTACCAACTTTAAATGATTAAACATTCACTAACAATGCAATATTCTTCAATGCAGAAGTTGATACTCACAGCTTTCTCTGCAGCCTCAACAGTGTCGTACTCAACAACAGCGTGTAACTACATAAAGAAATCAGAGAACTGGATTAATAGTAAGTACATCAAAACAActacaactcaactaagcctttatcccaaaaatttggggtcggctatatggattctctttctccactctaaacgattttgggttaaatcctcagaactTCAAAACAACTACATAATGTCAAAAAACCAACCAACCCCCCAAAAGAGATGGAAAAAGAAGGGAGAAGGGGAGGGGGTGCCCAGATccaagaaaaaagaaaaacattGAACCATTACATATGCTGGTATCTGCTCTGTGAAAGTAATTTAGCCACAAGATCATCCAAACCTCAACCACCAAACAACAAACTACACATTTCGATTAATCCAGCTTGTTTTTGGATGAGTTAAAGTTTTGCCTCAAAAAGAATCATCAGAAAAAATTCTTAGAACAAAGAAGCATGTAACTTGCAGAGTTTAATATAATACCTTGCTACTGATTAGAATATCTGCTTTGCTTCGTTTTTTTGATTCTTCCACAGCATGTGGATCACGAATGGAAATATTTTTTAtcctaaaattttgaaaaattagcaTAACAGCAAACTGGACGAGAATGTGacttgaaaaagaagaagaagaagaagaagaagcatgaAATAAAAATCATACTTCCCAGCTTCACCAAATATTCGTTGGATGTTCAATACTGAGTGATCCTCTGGAAGATTCTCAACCAGAACAGAGCATAACTAGGGTCCACAATATATATGTTCAAAAGTTTCTGCAAATAACATGTTCAACATATGGGGGAAATATCTAGTCCTTTAAGTAAAAATACCTTTGGATCCTTAACCTCAGCAAATGGAAAAGGATGATGACGCTTCACCCTCTTTCCATCTGAGCTCACAACCTGTAGATTGTTGCAATCATATTAATGGAATTGGACCCATGTAATAATTCCAGTTGCCATGACATCATCACAAAAGAGAGTGACCAATTAAGATACTTACCAAAGAGGAAGACTCTCTGAGTGCAGCAACAATATACGAAAGGTCCCGATTCCGAGCAAGCTTCTTCAATTTCCTGAAGGAAGCAATAATTTGGATAGGAACTGCAAGAAAATACCCAAGATAAATTTGAAAACTAAGTAGTCTAGAATAAATACATACAAAGAAACTGTGAAAAGCTGCTTTGAATCAAGAGCATGAATCATAAAAATATAGGtccaatttgttttttttttttcataaaaaaattgttCAGACACTGCTAACTTATAGGATAAGTAAAAAACATTATGTCCCACATTGCCCAAAATGAAAAATAGTCAACAAGTATGCTAAACATAAAAGCTGGCCACTGTATCCACCtgcaatatatttatttatatca
The Hevea brasiliensis isolate MT/VB/25A 57/8 chromosome 15, ASM3005281v1, whole genome shotgun sequence genome window above contains:
- the LOC110661814 gene encoding 40S ribosomal protein S14-3 isoform X1, producing the protein MSKKKTREPKEENVTLGPAVREGEHVFGVAHIFASFNDTFIHVTDLSGRETLVRITGGMKVKADRDESSPYAAMLAAQDVSQRCKELGITALHIKLRATGGNKTKTPGPGAQSALRALARSGMKIGRIEDVTPIPTDSTRRKGGRRGRRL
- the LOC110661815 gene encoding la-related protein 6A, which codes for MEGETGPNAVAAADTAIVSTVASPPLHSDFIPVGSPDDTLPEPEVHALPSDEDHDHEDDADVERDQVQDHPSGSADQTEDLKQRIIKQVEYYFSDENLLTDKHMLGLIKKNKEGFVPIQIIASFRKLKKLARNRDLSYIVAALRESSSLVVSSDGKRVKRHHPFPFAEVKDPKLCSVLVENLPEDHSVLNIQRIFGEAGKIKNISIRDPHAVEESKKRSKADILISSKLHAVVEYDTVEAAEKAVATLNNEQDWRNGMRVKLLKRMGKYGQRKQAWRDADAEKNSTSRPSNQTEDENHHCSEHHDDTPDEEDGEHLSKEKNGQRVRNWGRPRRNKYRATNGLGHGTTSAAHVVEPSKPPPGPKMPDGTRGFTMGRGRPPVPNEN
- the LOC110661814 gene encoding 40S ribosomal protein S14-3 isoform X2, which translates into the protein MSKKKTREPKEENVTLGPAVREGEHVFGVAHIFASFNDTFIHVTDLSGRETLVRITGGMKVKADRDESSPYAAMLAAQDVSQRCKELGITALHIKLRATGGNKTKTPGPGAQSALRALARSGMKIGRIDVTPIPTDSTRRKGGRRGRRL